The Colletotrichum higginsianum IMI 349063 chromosome 2, whole genome shotgun sequence genome has a segment encoding these proteins:
- a CDS encoding 50s ribosomal protein l12 translates to MALSCRYAAQSCARQLRATGSLRASTSLFQIRTPATARRHNSTEAAAPTNPKIAAIVDQISTLTLLETADLVSSLKSKLNIPDLPVGGFAAAPAAAPAAAAEVEEAAPAAAEKSVFNIKLTAFDAAAKAKVIKEVKNLLGLSLVDSKKFVESAPKLMKENVAKDEAEKIIATMKELGATVTME, encoded by the exons ATGGCGCTCTCTTGCAGATACGCAGCCCAGAGCTGCGCCCGTCAGCTCCGTGCCACCGGCTCGCTGCGTGCCTCGACATCCCTCTTCCAGATCCGAACGCCCGCCACCGCACGAAGACACAACTccaccgaggccgccgctCCCACGAACCCCAagatcgccgccatcgtcgaccaGATTAGCACCCTTACCCTTCTCGAGACCGCAGACCTCGTTTCAAGCTTGAAG TCCAAGCTGAACATTCCCGATCTTCCTGTCGGTGGTTtcgccgccgctcccgcAGCAGCCCCTGCCGCGGCTgcggaggtcgaggaggctgcgccggcggccgccgagaagagcgTCTTCAACATCAAGCTCACGGCCTTTGACGCGGCCGCGAAGGCCAAGGTCATCAAGGAAGTCAAGAACCTGCTGGGTCTCAGCTTGGTGGACAGCAAGAAGTTCGTCGAGAGCGCGCCGAAGCTGATGAAGGAGAACGtggccaaggacgaggcTGAGAAGATCATCGCCACGATGAAGGAGCTTGGCGCCACCGTCACCATGGAGTAA